One segment of Panicum virgatum strain AP13 chromosome 3K, P.virgatum_v5, whole genome shotgun sequence DNA contains the following:
- the LOC120700620 gene encoding translation initiation factor IF-2-like, with translation MVHPPGDDEAAAAAGASSPLVYQVDGVEAPATGEGVPAPTMSTGGDGSAASAEASAQMAPRPQPAPRVTPSDQASRGVGVPRARRSGTGKRSMSASSGAAAKDAAPLAPVKALKTGARATPHTAPQPLPVVDIVAEAAKLRAAMARGTQVVQQALAPGNEGDAGQSGAEATAPVDAAGDAGRGGADDAARPVVEEGSGGEVLDEGASGGAQHGAIVQSVVPPEVLRNEREEEAIWQAQYEAGSQIQNLVVRALEFHRMTDYQISQRQKDISRRKSAEMTWRHSQIGWLGQHNAELVLKNIEASTRMTDLGARQWALEEELARVTGECDVQRVTAEQKAREVEEQTAELQRLRTELEQKETELLQKEVAVVTLSGTLQEKGGRIAEHAKSAFRLSVLRALAVASTHYLMDLQRVSSGYVVPDDADADAALAIMDDADAAAEEFAAVLAEKLEADIPPIAEFDAVADPQRGGDNM, from the exons ATGGTTCACCCCCCGGGCgatgacgaggcggcggcggcggcgggcgcgagtTCCCCGCTGGTCTATCAAGTGGATGGCGTCGAGGCGCCAGCGACGGGCGAGGGGGTCCCCGCGCCCACGATGTCGACGGGTGGCGATgggtccgcggcgagcgcggaggcGTCCGCACAGATGGCCCCGAGGCCTCAGCCTGCTCCGAGGGTGACACCCTCGGATCAGGCATCGAGGGGCGTCggtgtgccgcgggcccgaaggagcggcacgggcaagcgcagcatgagtGCCAG CTCCGGGGCCGCTGCCAAGGACGCAGCCCCGCTCGCGCCGGTgaaagccctcaagaccggggcacgcgccacgccgcacacggcgccgcaacCTCTGCCCGTCGTAGAtatcgtggcggaggccgcgaagctgcggGCGGCGATGGCTCGAGGGACTCAAGTGGTGCAACAGGCTCTAGCACCGGGGAACGAGGGTGACGCTGGGCAGAGTGGAGCTGAAGCAACCGCTCCGGTCGACGCCGCGGGGGatgccggccggggcggcgcagatgacgccgcccggccggtcgtCGAGGAAGGATCTGGTGGGG AGGTGCTCGACGAGGGGGCATCCGGGGGGGCCCAGCATGGGGCAATCGTTCAGTCCGTGGTCCCCCCGGAGGTCCTCCGCAatgagcgagaggaggaggccATCTGGCAGGCGCAGTACGAGGCAGGTTCTCAGATTCAGAACCTCGTCGTACGCGCCCTGGAGTTCCATCGAATGACGGATTACCAGATCAGCCAG CGGCAGAAGGATATCTCGCGCagaaagagcgccgagatgacctgGCGGCACTCCCAGATAGGCTGgctcgggcagcacaatgccgagttggtgctcaagaacatcgaggCCAGCACCAGGATGAcggatctgggggcgcgtcagtgGGCACTGGAGGAGGAGTTAGCGCGGGTTACCGGCGAGTGTGACGTCCAGAGGGTcacagcggagcagaaggctcgggaagtCGAGGAGcagactgccgagctgcaacgccttaGGACGGAGCTTGAGCAAAAGGAGACCGAACTTCTCCAGAAAGAGGTGGCCGTCGTCACGCTCtccgggaccctccaggaaaagg gtggccggatcgctgAGCACGCCAAGAGCGCCTTCCGCCTCAGTGTCCTtcgcgccctcgccgtggcctcgacgcactacctCATGGACTTACAGagagtgtcgtcggggtacgtggttccagacgacgccgatGCGGATGCCGCGTTAGCCATCATGGACGACGCCGATgcagccgccgaggagttcgccgcGGTGcttgccgagaagctcgaagccgacatcccTCCGATAGCTGAATTCGATGCTGTCGCAGATCCACAGAGGGGGGGTGACAACATGTAG